A section of the Telopea speciosissima isolate NSW1024214 ecotype Mountain lineage chromosome 3, Tspe_v1, whole genome shotgun sequence genome encodes:
- the LOC122654721 gene encoding uncharacterized protein LOC122654721, whose amino-acid sequence MATPEARVSYSSLSKLENDNTKYQFDDGYDDAAWAVPGGQNTCSTAFRSFKQEYPYPSVIESDDFLDGGYDSSDDRYNYVQPNVVPDVNLKNVLSGILAIVMGRNKGSADSDEHRASSTNVSFLGSGKNGDSVLHASVYIPSAPPLLEPNGINYSAYKEVLEADSPEWLPDSSTTVCMQCNAPFTALTRGRHHCRFCGGIFCRACTMGRCLLPIKFRERNPQRVCDTCYDRLDPLQGILINSISNAVQVAKHDVMDWTCTRGWLNLPVGLSMEHEIYKSSNTLRSYCQVSRLNPERSIPYAVLKGAKGLAIITVAKAGMLLTYKLGTGLVVARRSDGSWSAPSAICSLGLGWGAQIGGELTDFIIVLHDSKAVKTFCSRMHFSLGAGCSAAAGPVGRVLEADIRAGDRGSGICYSYSCSKGAFVGVSLEGNVVTTRMDTNLHFYGDPYLTTADILLGTVDRPKAAVPLYAALKDLYSKLQN is encoded by the exons ATGGCAACACCGGAGGCAAGGGTTTCATATTCTTCACTTTCTAAACTGGAAAACGATAATACCAAGTATCAATTTGATGACGGCTACGATGATGCTGCCTGGGCTGTGCCTGGAGGCCAAAATACTTGCTCCACAGCCTTTAGGTCCTTTAAACAAGAGTACCCATATCCGTCTGTCATTGAATCCGATGATTTTCTTGATGGAGGATATGATTCAAGTGATGATCGCTATAACTATGTACAGCCTAACGTGGTTCCAGATGTCAACTTAAAAAATGTGTTGAGTGGGATACTTGCAATTGTTATGGGCCGGAATAAAGGATCAGCGGATTCGGATGAGCATAGGGCCTCTAGTACGAATGTATCATTTCTGGGTTCGGGAAAGAATGGAGACAGTGTCTTGCATGCTTCAGTCTACATCCCGAGTGCGCCACCACTTCTTGAGCCTAATGGGATCAACTATAGTGCATACAAAGAGGTCTTGGAGGCTGATTCTCCAGAGTGGCTTCCAGACAGTTCTACAACTGTTTGCATGCAATGTAATGCTCCTTTTACAGCCCTTACACGAGGAAGACATCATTGTCGGTTTTGTGGAGGGATTTTTTGTAGAGCATGCACAATGGGGAGATGTTTGTTGCCCATTAAATTCAGGGAAAGAAATCCTCAAAGGGTGTGCGATACATGCTATGATCGGCTGGATCCATTACAAGGGATATTAATCAATTCCATCAGCAATGCTGTCCAAGTTGCAAAGCATGATGTGATGGACTGGACTTGTACAAGAGGGTGGTTAAATCTGCCGGTGGGTTTATCCATGGAACATGAGATATATAAGTCATCTAATACTCTGAGGAGCTACTGCCAG GTTTCTCGATTAAACCCTGAGAGATCAATACCATATGCAGTTCTGAAAGGAGCTAAAGGCTTGGCAATTATTACAGTTGCTAAAGCTGGCATGCTTCTTACTTACAAACTGGGGACTGGTTTGGTTGTTGCTCGAAGGTCTGATGGGTCATGGTCTGCACCATCTGCCATATGCTCTCTTGGTTTAGGATGGGGTGCACAG ATTGGGGGGGAGCTCACAGACTTCATAATTGTGCTCCATGATTCTAAAGCTGTGAAGACATTTTGTAGCCGCATGCATTTTTCTCTTGGAGCTGGTTGCAGTGCTGCAGCAGGACCTGTGGGGAGAGTATTGGAAGCAGATATTCGAGCTGGAGATAGAGGGTCTGGCATTTGCTATAGTTATAGTTGCAGCAAAG GTGCATTTGTGGGAGTTTCACTGGAAGGTAATGTAGTCACAACACGGATGGATACCAACCTACACTTTTATGGTGATCCTTATCTCACAACAGCCGACATTCTGCTTGGGACAGTGGATAGACCAAAGGCGGCTGTACCATTGTATGCTGCTCTTAAAGACCTTTACTCGAAGTTACAAAATTAG